A window from Labrus mixtus chromosome 14, fLabMix1.1, whole genome shotgun sequence encodes these proteins:
- the timm22 gene encoding mitochondrial import inner membrane translocase subunit Tim22, with translation MAASSGAADGASSDMQASASVGPIMDGASIQYSMILDHLIGDKRPVKDLSPGVMGGLPVPFKSDEQKMIERGMESCAFKTVLACVGGFVLGGAFGVFTAGIDTNVGFDPKDPLRTPTAREVLKDMGQRGMSYAKNFAIVGAMFSCTECVIESHRGKSDWKNAVYSGCVTGGAIGLRAGVKAGVLGCGGFAAFSAAIEYYLR, from the exons ATGGCGGCCTCCAGTGGTGCTGCGGACGGTGCTTCCTCCGACATGCAGGCTTCGGCTTCGGTCGGTCCGATTATGGACGGCGCTTCGATCCAGTACAGCATGATTCTGGACCACCTCATCGGGGACAAGAGGCCAGTGAAGGACCTGAGCCCCGGCGTGATGGGGGGACTTCCGGTGCCTTTTAAAAGCGACGAGCAGAAGATGATCGAGAGGGGGATGGAGAGCTGCGCCTTCAAGACGGTGCTGGCTTGTGTTGGAG GGTTTGTCCTCGGAGGTGCTTTTGGTGTTTTCACAGCTGGTATCGATACCAATGTTGGCTTCGACCCCAAAGACCCTCTGAGAACCCCGACAGCCCGAGAGGTCCTCAAAGACATGGGCCAGAGGGGGATGTCCTACGCCAAGAACTTTGCCATTGTGGGGGCCATGTTCTCCTGCACAGAGTGCGTCATAGAATCA catCGAGGGAAATCTGACTGGAAGAACGCCGTGTACAGCGGCTGTGTGACGGGAGGAGCCATTGGACTGCGTG CCGGTGTGAAGGCGGGGGTGTTGGGATGTGGAGGCTTTGCGGCGTTCTCCGCTGCCATCGAATATTATCTGCGGTGA
- the dhrs11a gene encoding dehydrogenase/reductase SDR family member 11a encodes MERWKGRVALVTGASVGIGAAVARALVQQGMRVVGCARSVDKIEKLAAECQSAGYSGTLIPYKCDLSNEEEILSMFSAIKTLHKGVDVCINNAGLAHNEPLLSGKTEGWRNMIDVNVLALSICTREAYKSMKERNVDDGHIININSMGGHRMVPSADEHFYCATKYAVTALTEGIRQELREANTHIRATCISPGLVETEFAFRHHNSDPEKAAAVYESMKCLKAEDIASAVTFVLGAPPHVQIGDVQMRPVEQVS; translated from the exons ATGGAGCGGTGGAAAGGGAGAGTGGCCCTGGTGACCGGAGCCTCTGTGGGGATCGGAGCGGCTGTAGCCCGGGCACTGGTCCAGCAAGGCATGCGGGTCGTCGGCTGTGCCAGGAGTGTCGACAAAATAGAG aagctggcaGCAGAGTGTCAGAGCGCCGGCTACAGCGGCACACTGATCCCTTATAAGTGCGACCTGTCCAACGAGGAGGAGATCCTGTCCATGTTTTCAGCCATCAAGACGCTGCACAAGGGAGTGGACGTGTGCATCAACAACGCTGGCCTCGCCCACAATGAGCCGCTGCTCAGCGGGAAGACGGAGGGCTGGAGGAACATGATCGAT GTAAATGTGTTAGCTCTGTCCATCTGCACCCGTGAGGCCTACAAATCAATGAAGGAGAGGAATGTGGACGACGGCCACATTATCAATATTAACAG TATGGGGGGGCACAGGATGGTACCCAGTGCTGATGAGCATTTCTACTGTGCCACCAAATACGCCGTGACGGCTCTGACTGAGGGGATTCGACAAGAGCTCCGAGAAGCCAACACCCACATCAGAGCCACA TGTATTTCTCCTGGACTGGTGGAGACTGAGTTCGCCTTCCGGCACCACAACAGCGACCCGGAGAAAGCAGCCGCCGTGTACGAGAGTATGAAA TGCTTGAAAGCAGAAGATATAGCCAGTGCCGTCACGTTTGTCCTCGGAGCCCCCCCTCATGTCCAG ATCGGAGATGTGCAGATGAGGCCGGTCGAGCAGGTGTCATAG